A region of the Vigna unguiculata cultivar IT97K-499-35 chromosome 9, ASM411807v1, whole genome shotgun sequence genome:
GGAGTTCACCCTTCCTCGGAATCATATAACTGCTTGATAGATGGGCTTCTTGGAAGTAACATCACCGAACTAGCTTTCAAACTTTTTATTGAGATGAAGAATGCAGGTTGTTGCCCGAATATTTTCACCTACAACTTGCTGCTTGATGCTCATGGTAAATCAAAGAGGATCGATGAACTTTTTGAACTGTACAATGATATGCTCTGTAGGGGATGCAAGCCCAATACTATAACACATAATATCGTCATCTCAGCCCTTGTGAAATGTAAAAACTTAAATAAGGCATTAGATTTATACTATGATCTCGTAAGTGGTGATTTCTCTCCCACTCCTTGTACATATGGCCCTCTTATAGACGGCCTTTTAAAGGCTGGAAGATTAGACGAAGCAATGAATGTTTTTGAGGAGATGACAGATTATCATTGCAAGCCTAACTGTGCTATTTATAATATTCTCATCAACGGATTTGGGAAAGCAGGTAACGTTGACATTGCTTGTGATTTGTTCAAAAGGATGGTTAAGGAAGGGATACGGCCAGATTTGAAGTCTTATACAATTCTTGTAGAATGTCTGTGCATGAATGGCAGAGTTGATGATGCTGTGCACTACTTTGAGGAACTAAAGTTGACTGGCCTTGATCCTGATACTGTTTCTTACAATCTTATGATCAATGGCCTTGGAAAATCACAGAGGTTTGAGGAAGCTCTTTCTCTTTTCAGTGAAATGAAGAATAGGGGAGTCACTCCTGATCTTTATACTTACAATTCATTGATTCTCCATTTTGGAAATGCTGGAATGGTGGACAGAGCCGGGAAGATGTTTGAGGAACTGCAGCTTATGGGTCTTGAACCTAATGTCTTCACTTACAATGCTCTCATTCGTGGGCATACTATGTCAGGGAACAAAGATCGAGCCTTTTCTGTCCTCAAGAAGATGATGGTTGTGGGGTGTAGCCCCAATGCAGGAACATTTGCTCAATTGCCTAATAAATCTTGATATTATGAGTTATCTCATGGGAACTTTTCGTATGTTCCTGAGTCAAAAGGGTGGCATGAAGGTATTAATGTTTTACTAAGAATTATTTCATGGAAACAATATGATTGATTTTACCTGATAGTTTATGTGGAGTTTGATTGCCACGCAATATTACTGTAAATGTTTACAAATTAACTGATCAGAAATCATCAATGATATGACTTTTAAGATGGTTATTCTAAAAGTATATATTACATTGTATAGCGGTTGGGATTTAATAacaatctttatatttttcagtgcatatattatcttgttttatttgagttttaatGAGTATGCATTGTCAATGTAAAGTTTTTTTTGCTGTGTCATATCGTCGATCAATTAGAAATCATTCTAGATATAACTTTTTATGGTTTACAATgttataaataaacttattacGTTGTCTGTGTATGtattattcattcattttattaactttttatcaTGGTTTTTGTAGGAACACTTTGTCTTGGAAATTGCCCTGGATATTAGGATTGCATGCTTCAATTTTTCAGTTAATGATTGGTATGCAAAAAAAGTGTATCATGCTGGAAATTTCTGCAGATTAACGCTGAGAAATACTTATGTAAAAAAAGTCTCCTGGTACTTGCAATAACTTTTGAGGATCAATTCCAAACATTAGACAGTGAGTATCTTTCTACCcacaaatatatttcaaattcctTACATACAATATGGTTGAGATTACTTAAAGCTCTACAATTTCTTTTCGTGATTGCAGGCATGTATATTACAGATGAGGCTTTGGGTGCTGATGATAGAGGGGTGGGAATGGAGTAAGGGTGAGGATGTATGTAGTAAGGGAATTATGATGTGATCGGATCACAAGATGTAAACCGATGATGAAATGTATAAAAACATAAGGATACCTTGCACCAagatttgtataaaaaaaatgcgAGAGCCTACTGAGCCCGATATTGCCAAATAAAGGGTCCTTAAGTTTACAACTTCACGCTATTACTTAATAAACAATCATACATAAGTATTTGTCTATGTTTAttgacttttataataataattactggtcaaaaattaaaagttggacggtaaaaaaaatgtaaaaataaaaataaccaatCTAATCTAAATCACAAAAGTGAgattgtttaaataataaaagtactATTTTCCTCCCTCCAGATGCTGATAAGTTCTGtcaatattcaaataataaaattacttcaCAGGGAGATTGGATATGGCAAATATTACATTCACTATTTGTAAGGTGCAGTGGTCTGTAACCTACCTTACTCCCAATAgcatttttcaatattctatGTATTCAATGGATCCACCATAAAAGGCACCACCTCTTACAGATCTGTTCCTAaacaaaatgccaaaaataaacCGTATTGCATAATCACCAATAGTATCAAAAGGTCTGTTTTACGATATTTCCAAGTCAAAAACCTCACTCATTCTAGATTATGCTTTCTTTAGCATAAAGGCTTTTTACCGAGCTAGCAGCTTTCTTGCAAGTAGTCGATTACATTACAACTACAACTACTGACATTAGGGAGACGCAAATTGAAGGTGCAAAACCAACTTTTCAGAGTTTAAAGTAGACACGAGAGAGAAGAAACAGAAGTAAAACTGATACTCTTGGGCTAATCAGAATATATGTTGTGTATAACGTGAGATGAAGGGAAAATGACCATTCGGATGCATTCTAATCATTTGGTGCACActacatatatttaatatatgtatatatcgtatatatgtatgtatatatgataCAATATTTGAACTGTTGCTGAGGAATTTTACTAACTTTCACTTCTCTCTAGTTGTGTTTCAGGTTCAGCTTGTCCGGTTGAAGAGGATTGCTCTTCTGTTGATGCACTGGACTGAGCAGGTCGTTTGAACTGCACCAAGATCATGGTCATATTGTCACATCCCTCGCCAACGGCAGTTGATGGTGCCAAACACCGGTCAAGTACTGTTTCACACACGGCAGAAAGTTTGGTTTGCTGCCACATAAAATAATCACTTATATAAGCATTATCCAGACCATAAAATTCAGGAAAAAAACATTTACAGAATTGATCAGAAATGGCGCCGTGCTAGAGGTCTAGTAAAAGAAAATGGCTATGGTTAAAAAATGCATTGATATTATATATGCtttaaaaaatgcattaaaaaatGCGACAAAGAACAGTGTGACTCTGTCCaccacaaaaaatattatatattactaagAGGCCTCCATTAATAATTCTCTTCAACAATTACAAGCACAAATGGAGAAGTTCTTATCCGTCAAAGCACTCAGTACTGCATTAAAATCAATATACAGTCGCTCTTAATTGAGTTAATACTTTAccatcaaattaaaaaagaagaactCACCGTGCACAATTGGGCATGAATAAAATCTACAAGTTGTTGACTTGACATGCAATCCCTGGAAATAAggagaaacaaaatattttcaaaatgacAGCTGAAGGGGACTCTGTAAGCAAATTACTGGTTTCAGAATCACACTCGGTGCCAACAATGCTTTTGTAGATGGCATTGGCATGCTAAGACATCAATTTACATCTATCTGAAAAGGGGTAAATGAAGGAATTTGTTGGATAAGGAAACGGATAATTTGCCAGTTCTGTGATTTCTGAAACTAGAGGTGTTTACATCAGTGTGTAATTTTGAAATGAGATTGATATAATTTACTCGTTTATAGGTATGAATCAAGAAACTCATTCCACCCACACAAGACACAAATAAGAGTCACTCCTGTGCCTAGAATGAAAATTCATTGGTGCTTATCACATTTTAATAATGTAAATGACAACTAAACACATCATAACATTCCAAATCAAATGGAGATGTGGAAGCCACGAGAATACCATATTCCATCACAAGCTAACACCACAAATTCATCTTCGTCACAAAGCTCAAcctataaaaattttcaaattaacaaTGTTAGTAATAACAGCATACATAAAGATTAATACTTTAGACTACTAATAAGCCCTGCCCATGCATTTTATCATGGATCCTTCCGTtatatagaaaaatagaaacGGTGGCACATTATCACGGAGGCAAGCTAGCTGAAATGTATTACAGTAATAAACTTACAGTGTTTATGTCTGGATTGGCAGTTAAAATTTGTTTCTCAGCAGGAAGAAATTTATTCTGTTTAAATTCCATGTCACCTGCAGTTAATTGAAACTTATTAAAGGATGAAAACTTTATAACCCATTTCCATTCCACCCCTCAAAATCCCAAAAGGAATCTGTATCTTCACGAAGAAATTATCATCATGAGTACACATACAAATTTGAAATCTCCAGTTATATGATTTTTGACCAATTTCCTTTTCGTGTAAAGAACCAACATAAAACATACAAAACACAACAAGTAGAAAGTTGTTAGGGTGTTTTATTCATCAAGTACACAATTCGTGGATCTTCATGAGCTAAAGATGCAGGAGGGCAGCCAGGCTATCCACTCaagttataaatgaaaaaaagaggaaatggaaaagaagcataattattcattttaaaaagttCACTGGCGCATAGATACATTACCAATAGCTCTTGCAAGATTTAAACTTCCATTAACTCGTCCAGCGTGAATAAAACCACCAGCTTTTAAGATTCTGTCCCTCTCAATCTCAAGATCAGGTTTGTGGTCTCTAGACAAATTGTATGcctgtagaaaaaaaaaaaggccatAGTACAATATCATAAGTAATTTATCTACAAGATCTGTGTATAGtttacaaaaaacaaaaggaCAAACCATATTATATGCCATCAAAAAAGTCCCCCTAATAACTTTGAGCAGCCAAATTAAGACGCAAACATTCCCAAATGTAGTGTTtatacaaatgaaacaaaattttatgtttatatgtatCCCTAGCATGTATCTGTCTGTGGATAATATGCATAATTAGTGTTCCATGAATTTCTGCTGGGTAAGTTACCTGACCCTTCCGAGATATCACACATCGCGAATCACCAGCATTTGCAACAACAAGCTGGTTGTTTCTAATAACTGCAACACAGGCAGTGCTTCCCGAAGTTGGTCCAGCAAAATCAGAATGAGGCCCCTGATTGCAATTAGTAAATTCAAATTTGAGAGATACATAAGAGATCTTATTTCCACCATAAGCCACACCATGCCCCAAATTACCAAGTGTGCCCAATGAAGAAGTGATACTGACGAGTATTACTTAGCATATCCATCTTCAAATGTCACACATACTTACCTCCTCAAAAGCCCAATCATCAACTCGGCAATTACCATCACTGCTTCTTGGAGACCAAATCAAACCTTCTATCATCCCACTAAACTTGTTTATCTTATCCCCCAATATTGATAATTCCCTCCATCCCCTTTGACCACGCATCATCTCATCCATTCTGCATAATATTGAAAACACCAATTCATAACATTTTACTTTTGTACTTTCCTCTTAGGACACAGGGAGAGATGTATATGTAATCAATAGTTATTAcactttatttcttttcaattagACAAGGAGAGAGAAGCAATGCAATATCGTACTCCATGTCTGCTCAATAATATCTAAGCTTAACAGGACACAGTAACGAAATGAATATGCAAACCATAATCATCGACTAATAAGTGAGCTACAATTTGTCatttaaaaaggttaaatataatttcttcaCACTATTCCAATCATTCAAGtgcataaaataaaacaaacttaCGTAACTTTGAGAGGGACCATTGTGAATGAAATTTCTTAGTGTAtcaaagaaagggaaaaaaaagatagaaaataagaactacaaaattgagattttagctgatgaaccaaattgaaaatctttAGTAGAACATAAATTCAACTTCTTGCAAAAATGAAACATTGAAACCAGTTTTGTCATTTAATTGATGAATTCAGGCACTGCCCTGTAGAAGTGGACATCTTTTTAATCTAACCTTAAAAAGGATTTCTGAAGGGAGGTTCCAATATCTCCAGTTAAGTATGCTTTACTTTTGAGCACCTCTTGGTGGAGAAACTTCGCACAAAACTTTGCAACCACCTTACCTGAAATTTTGGATTCATGAGCACCCATAACACAATTGATTTCAAActagaaataatttatgaagTATTTTCCTCTAGATTCGTTGGggattattaaaatttagtacaAGTCAAATATATGGCACACAATAGTAAAAACCCAATTTGTAGAGGAAGATAAGCACAAATGGACCTTGATCTTTTCTACcataaaaaacaatttgaaaggGGCAATCAGAATCTGTTGGAAAATCAATTCATTAAATAGAGCATAAGCATAAACACAATTTAGAATCACAGCAGAAAATACAGTTGACCAAGAGATGGAAACCGTGTGAGGTTCAATCTTGAGAAGCTAGAATCAAGGAACACAAGTTACAATGGTGTAAATGCACTAGGGTCTTCATGCATGCCGCAAACTATAATCCATGCCTATGTCACAAAAgatgagaattttttttaaatttaattcatgcCTCAAAAGTTGAAATCAACTACAACTAGAAGCAACTTTATGACTTCTTTagattatataaataaacttttaaagaaTATTCAGAGAATATTTTCTATTAGAGTACATAGGGCTTCCAAattccattttttcttttcctctttactttcttttatcttttagaaGATATTACACGTTTCTCTTCCTTGCCTTCCTAGACACTTAAAGGAGGTAGGATTAGGAATGTGAGATGCTCTCTAAAAGAGAGATGGAACGGAAAAGGTAAAATACCACCCCAACGTGGTAAGAAAACATCTGTAAATTACTCATAAAGTAGTAAAAGCGACATTCTGCCATAaaagtaacaatttttcaaaccTCACCTCCATGACCATCGTAGACACCAAAAAATGAAGTTGAACCATCCAGATTAGTATATGCAGCATGCTAACAAATgaaaagagaacaaaaaatCAACAACATATTAACAAACAATGTgagtgaaaaataataaaatgaattaaaagataaaatttcaaATGCAGAATCGATGTCATCACATTTACTTCCTGAAATCACATTTCACTGGACAAAAATCATTGCTGCTCTATAAACTACAACGCACGCATTACATGAGATCAACGGGTTATTTTACAAATGTACTATTTTGCCACACACTATTGAAAAAAATGCTAGAAGAATGAGCTCAAAGAAATTTTGGGACGTCCACAGCCGTACTTGGAATTTGCTACCAAATATTTATCTGTTTCCACCATAATTAAAGAGAGGAGAAActctaaaaagaataattaacaTTATCCACCTGTGAACTGCATGcttcaaattataaaacaaaaagataaacCTATTAACCACAAAGAATGAAATCTTGGGGGTGAAAGTCCATCCTTCTCCAACAAAACATTTGCCCAAAGCTCAAGTGTAACTTGTTAATCCATAAATATTCTTTCTCCAAGcaactcattattttattttctttttatttagacctcattaataatttttgttaagatgatatttttttatttgtgagttGTTTGTACAAGCAactcaaaaattttaaactttcaatGTCATGTTAACACCCCCAGTGGTAAAGTTTGCTTGAGGCAactctaaatattttaaagcaTCTCCCATTGAAGAAAGATGCTCCAACGAAAGTACATTGCTAGCActctttttaatgaaaatatgtcATTCCACATGTCACACTAGTTTTTAACAAATCGAGGCATTAATGGAAAATGGGGGAAATGGTACTGCAGCAAACATTACTGTCTAAAGCAACTACACAGTAAACAGGATCAAACTAAGGAGTAGTAAAACAAAGTTCAAATACTGACAGATATCAAGTAGCATAATACCCAGTAAACTCAGGATACTTCTTACTAGACATTGTCATTTACCACATCGGTGGTTTATAGTTATTACTTTGTAATTCTGGATTTATATGCAGAAGTCATTTGATTTATTAAACTAGCAACTTTTAAAATGATTACTCACAGCATCTTCCATTGTTGCGCGCCACCCTTGCATGGATGATAAACCATATCTAAGATGCTCGTTTTCACCATCTTCggaaaacttttcaattttggGAGTGCTGAGATATATTCCCATTGTGAActgaattagaaaaaa
Encoded here:
- the LOC114164264 gene encoding probable protein phosphatase 2C 60 is translated as MGIYLSTPKIEKFSEDGENEHLRYGLSSMQGWRATMEDAHAAYTNLDGSTSFFGVYDGHGGKVVAKFCAKFLHQEVLKSKAYLTGDIGTSLQKSFLRMDEMMRGQRGWRELSILGDKINKFSGMIEGLIWSPRSSDGNCRVDDWAFEEGPHSDFAGPTSGSTACVAVIRNNQLVVANAGDSRCVISRKGQAYNLSRDHKPDLEIERDRILKAGGFIHAGRVNGSLNLARAIGDMEFKQNKFLPAEKQILTANPDINTVELCDEDEFVVLACDGIWDCMSSQQLVDFIHAQLCTQTKLSAVCETVLDRCLAPSTAVGEGCDNMTMILVQFKRPAQSSASTEEQSSSTGQAEPETQLERSES